From one Acidobacteriota bacterium genomic stretch:
- a CDS encoding histidine phosphatase family protein — MPETTSAGSPRGPIIISRHGRPALDRRAGPRLGWREYIDWWSRYEAGPLADGQQAPKALMDIVADADVVFASGRLRAQQTAGKALPHKPASHDPVFNEAPLPPPKVAGVRALPKTWNVLARGAWLAGHSLDGESSSEAQLRAKIAALRLHEASERGKVYLAAHGWFNRMLRPELRRLGWVCVEDGGDRYWSYRVYQYRGR, encoded by the coding sequence ATGCCAGAAACGACATCGGCTGGGTCGCCGCGAGGTCCCATCATCATTTCGCGGCATGGCCGTCCGGCGCTGGACCGGCGGGCAGGGCCGCGTCTGGGCTGGCGTGAATACATCGACTGGTGGAGCCGCTACGAGGCGGGCCCGCTTGCTGACGGCCAGCAGGCTCCGAAGGCTCTCATGGACATCGTGGCGGACGCCGACGTGGTCTTCGCTTCGGGCCGCCTGCGCGCGCAGCAAACGGCCGGCAAGGCACTGCCGCACAAGCCGGCCTCGCACGATCCGGTGTTCAACGAAGCGCCTCTGCCGCCGCCCAAGGTGGCCGGCGTCCGCGCCCTTCCGAAAACGTGGAACGTGCTGGCGCGCGGCGCCTGGTTGGCGGGTCATTCCCTCGACGGCGAATCGTCATCCGAGGCGCAGCTGCGCGCCAAGATCGCTGCGCTCCGGCTGCATGAAGCGTCCGAGCGGGGCAAGGTCTACCTGGCGGCCCATGGCTGGTTCAATCGCATGCTTCGCCCGGAGCTGCGCCGCCTCGGCTGGGTCTGTGTCGAAGACGGCGGCGACCGCT